From the genome of Streptococcus oralis:
ACCTACAGATTCTAAAACATCAGAAAAGTCTGAAACACCATCTGTAGTAGAATCCTCTCAACCAACTAAAGAAACAGCAACTTCAAATTCTGGAACAGAGCCTGCTGATAAAAAGAACAATGACCAATCGGTTATCTCTGAAACATCACAGTCTCCTGTTGAGAAACCAGTTACTTCTCCAGAAGATAAATCTACAGAGAGTACTAAACCAGAAACTGCAGTTGCTCCAATAATTGCTGAACCTACTGAGACGTCTAGTGTTACTGAACAATCTACACGTTCTCGTAGAGTTCGTCGTGATACCCAGGCAACTTCAGTTGCACCAGCTAGTTATGCAGGTGCGGACGATGCGACTCCTGTACCACGTACATCTAAACCAGAATTGTCTGAATCAGAGAAGAAAGAAAGTACACAATTAGCAAAACAAATTAACTGGATTGATTTCTCTGATACAGCAAGCTTGAAAAACTTAGATCCTCAGGGAGGGTTTAAGATTGGAACTACTTATACGAAAGAAATTTCACCTGGTTATGTAGTTACCTTGACAGTTACTGAGCTTAAACCATTCCACGCTACTGAAATTTATAAAAAGCGTGTGGAAGGAACTTCATCTGCTGGAACTTATGATCCAAATGCAACAAACAGTTATTTAAAAAACTGGAAAGATTATGGAAAAACTCCACCTCCTGTATCAGGTCAACCACAAGATAAATGGAGTACTATTGGTGGACAAGGTTTTGATACAAAAGGCCATAAAACTCAAATTATCGTACCAGTTGATGGTGTAAACTGGGGGGTTAAATTTAAAATAGAAGCCACTTATCGTGGAAAAAAAGTAAAACCAGCAGTTGTTATGGCTGATGGAGAAGATGCTAACCCTGGTGAATATGGTATTTTTACCACTAACGGTGAAGGTTGGGAATACGTAGGAGAATGGATGAAAGGTCCTCGTGCAAAAGGACCTTACACTGTTACGACTGAAGAACTTGTTAAGCAGGCTGACAAGACAACAAGAGGTGGTCTACTCATCCTAAAAGATAAGACTATCGATTGGAATAAGTTTTTGAGTCCTGATACAGTTACAGGTGGTCTGGGTAGTCAAGTATTTGGACCAATAGTTTCAGCAAGTAAAGCAGTACCAGTTGTAATGACCCGTGGGGCTTCTGAGGTAGGTTTTTATGTTGCGACCGCAGGGCAACAGGCACTTATGATGGGATTCTTGGTAGTTGATGGTGGTGATGCGCCAGAAAGTTACGGTGAAGCTCATCATACTATCTCTACACGCGATTCGATAACAAATGTTCAAATAAAGCAACCTTACTTAGGTTCTACAGAAGCAGATATCGATGTGGATTCTAAAAATGACTGGACTTCTGATGATCGTGAGGATGTTTCAGATGAAGGTCCGCAGCAATTGCTAACTGCTGATCAATATAGCAACACTAACGACCTCTTGGATTTAAACAAAGCTAAGAATGGCACTTATACCCTTAAGATTAAGGCTAATCCAAATGGTAATGCTAAAGCATATGTCAAAGCATGGGTGGACTTCAATAATAACGGGAAATTTGATGATAATGAAGGCAGTGTGGTTAAAGAAATAACTGCTAATGGAGACCACACTTTAACATTTAATGCAATTCCGAGTCTTAGTGGTGGATTAGTTGACCAACTTGGAATGCGTGTGCGTATTGCGACTAATGCAGGTGATATTGAGAAGCCTACCGGGACTGCCTTTAGTGGTGAAGTTGAGGACATGTTGGTTCGTCGTACTTATCCACCTCAAGGTGAAAAGAAAGAAACAACTGGTCTTCAAGGTGAGACACAAAATGCTACAGTTCACTTCACACCTAAAGGACCAGATCGTTCAGATTTTGTAACTAATGCTAGCATGAGTAGCCAAGCGCCACAGGTTTTGGATAATCAAGGGAATGTCTTGACTCCAACTAACGGCAATACTTATGTGCGTCCTGAAGGGACCTATGTAGTGACTGCTAATGGTGATGATATCGATGTAGTGTTCACACCAAATGCAGACTTCATAGGAACTGCTGAAGGGATTAATATTCGTCGTACAGACTCAAACGGTTCATCAACTAACTGGCAATCAACTGATGCATCAAATCCAAATAAGAATGACATTTTGAACAATATGGATGGTCGCTACATCCCTACTGTTCGAAAGATACCGACATATGAATCAACTGGTGTTCAAGGTCAAGAACAAAACAAAAATCTAATCTTTAATGATGGCGATCCAGCTAAAACGCCAGTGACTCCAGATGCTTCACGCCCTGCGACCTTTGTGGATGCTAACGGCCAACCTATTACTGGTAGCTCAGTTCCTGCTACATCCAATGGTCAGTCAGTTGGAACTTATGAGTTAGACCCTAACACTGGTCAAGTCACTTTCAAACCTAACAAAAATTTTGTCGGTACTCCAGACCCAGTTACTGTCCAAGTAAATGATTCTAACGGTGTTCCTTACCGAGCACATTATAAACCAACAGTGACTAAAGTGACACCTACAGGAACTAACGCAACCAGCACAGGCCCTCAGGGTGTTCCACAAACAGGCACTCCAAGCTTCCAAGGTGGTGATCCACTGGTTCCAATCGATGAAACAGTCGAGCCAACCTTCGCAGATGGAAGCAAGGAAAAAGTGATTTCAGGTCAAGGAACTTACACGATTGCGCCAGACGGAACTGTAACTTTCACTCCAGACAAGCAGTTTGTAGGCAAACCAGATCCAGTCACAGTCAAACGCGTAGATAAGAATGGCACCCCAGTGACTGCGACTTACAGTCCAGAGTTTACTAAGGTAACACCAACTGGTACGGGAGATAAGACAGAGGGTCTACAAGGTCAGGTCCAAGAAGGTAAAGTGACCTTCACTCCAGGTCATGCCTCAGTTCCATTCCCAGCTGATTCAACTCCACTATTTGACAATGGTACAACTGTGAAAGAAGTGCCAAATGTCGGTAAGTTCGAAGTGGACGCAGACGGAAAAGTAACTTTCACACCAGACAAACAGTTCAAGGGTGAAACACCAGAGCTTGAATTGACTCGTGTGGATGTCAACGGAACTCCTGTTACTGTCAAGTACCAAGCGGTGGTGAAAGAAGTAACCCCAACTTCAACAGACGCCACTTCAAATGGTATCCAAGGTCAACCGCAAAAGGGTACCCCAACCTTCACAGAAGGTAATCCGGCTGTTCCAATTGATGATACGAAACCAATGACTTTCGAAGATGATCAGTCAACAAAAACAGTTCCAGGTGTAGGTGAATACAGCATCAATCCAGATGGCTCTATTACCTTTACGCCAGAAAAACAGTATGTTGGTACACCAACTCCAGTCACAGTGAAACGTGTGGATAAGAATGGCACCTCAGTCACTGCGACCTATACCCCAACAGTGACCAAGGTAACCCCAATCAGCACTAACGCAACCAGCACAGGTCCTCAGGGTGTTCCACAAACAGGCACTCCAAGCTTCCAAGGTGGCGATCCATTGGTTCCAATCGATGAAACAGTAGAGCCAACCTTCGAAGATGGAAGCAAAGAGAAGTCTATTCCAGGTCAAGGAACTTACACGATTGCATCAAATGGAACTGTAACTTTCACGCCAGACAAACAGTTTGTTGGAAACCCAACTCCAGTCACAGTCAAACGTGTGGATAAGAATGGTACTCCAGTTACTGCGACTTACAGTCCAGAGTTTACGAAAGTAACACCAACAGGAACTAGCGCAACTAGCACGGGTATCCAAGGTCAACCGCAAAAAGGTACCCCAACCTTCACAGAAGGTAATCCATTGGTTCCAATTGATGAAACAGTAGAGCCAACCTTCGAAGATGGAAGCAAAGAGAAGTCTATTCCGGGTCAAGGAACCTACACGATTGCACCAGACGGAACAGTGACCTTCACCCCAGACAAACAGTTTGTCGGAAACCCAGATCCAGTTACAGTCAAACGTGTGGATAAGAACGGGACCCCAGTTACTGCGACTTATACCCCAACAGTGACCAAGGTAACACCAACAGGAACTGGCGCAACCAGCACAGGTCCTCAGGGTGTTCCACAAACCGGGACTCCAACATTTGCTGGTGGTGATCCACTGGTTCCAATTGATGAAACAGTAGAGCCAACCTTCGCAGATGGAAGCAAGGAAAAGAATATTCCAGGCCAAGGAACTTACACAATTGCGCCAGACGGAACAGTAACCTTCACTCCAGACAAGCAGTTTGTAGGCAACCCAGATCCAGTCACAGTCAAACGTGTAGATAAGAACGGGACCCCAGTTACTGCGACTTATACCCCAACAGTGACCAAGGTAACACCTACAGGAACTGGCGCAACCAGCACAGGTCCTCAGGGTGTTCCACAAACCGGGACTCCAACATTTGCTGGTGGTGATCCACTGGTTCCAATTGATGAAACAGTAGAGCCAACCTTCGCAGATGGAAGCAAGGAAAAGAATATTCCAGGCCAAGGAACTTACACAATTGCGCCAGACGGAACAGTAACCTTCACTCCAGACAAGCAGTTTGTAGGCAACCCAGATCCAGTCACAGTCAAACGTGTAGATAAGAACGGTACAGAGGTTACTGCGACTTATACTCCAACAGTGACTAAGGTAACCCCAACTAGCACTAACGTAACCAGCACAGGTCCTCAAGGTGTTCCGCAAACAGGAACTCCAAGCTTCCAAGGTGGCGATTCACTGGTTCCAATCGATGAAACAGTTGAGCCAACCTTCGAAGATGGAAGCAAAGAGAAATCTATTCCAGGCCAAGGAACTTATGCAATCTCACCAGATGGCACCGTCACCTTCACTCCAGACAAACAGTTTGTCGGAAACCCAACTCCAGTCACAGTTAAACGTGTAGATAAGAATGGCACCCCAGTTACTGCGACTTACAGTCCAGAGTTTACTAAGGTAACTCCGACTGGTTCAGGTGATAAGACAGAGGGTCTGCAAGGTCAAGTCCAAGAAGGTAAAGTGACCTTCACTCCAGGCCATGACTCAGTTCCATTCCCAGCTGATTCAACTCCACTATTTGACAATGGTACAACCGTGAAAGAAGTGCCAAATGTTGGTAAGTTCGAAGTGGACGCAGACGGTAAGGTGACCTTCACTCCTGATAAACAGTTCAAGGGTGAAACACCAGAACTTGAATTGACTCGTGTGGATGTCAACGGAACTCCTGTTACTGTCAAGTACCATGCGGTGGTGAAAGAAGTAGTTCCAACCAGCACTAACGCAACCAGCACAGGCCCTCAGGGTGTTCCGCAAACAGGTACTCCAACCTTCCAAGGTGGTGATCCACTGGTTCCAATCGATGAAACAGTAGAGCCAATCTTCGACGATGGAAGCAAAGAGAAGTCTATTCCAGGTCAAGGAACTTACACGATTGCATCAAATGGAACTGTAACTTTCACGCCAGACAAACAGTTTGTTGGAAACCCAGATCCAGTTACAGTGAAACGTGTGGATAAGAATGGTACTTCAGTTACTGCAACCTACAGTCCAGAGTTTACGAAAGTGACTCCTACAGGAACCGGTGCAACCAGCACAGGTCCTCAAGGTGTCCCACAAACTGGTACTCCAACCTTCCAAGGTGGCGATCCACTGGTTCCAATTGATGAAACAGTCGAGCCAACCTTCGCAGATGGAAGCAAAGAGAAATCTATTCCAGGCCAAGGAACTTACACGATTGCGCCAGACGGTACAGTGACCTTCACTCCAGATAAGCAGTTTGTAGGCAAACCAGATCCAGTCACAGTCAAACGCGTAGATAAGAATGGCATCCCAGTTACTGCGACTTACAGCCCAGAGTTTACGAAAGTAACACCAACTGGTAAAGATACTTCTTCAGTTAACATTAAGGGTCTTGTTCAAACAGGTACGCCAACATTTGAAGGTGGTAATCCGCTTGTTCCAATCGATGAAACTGTGGCAGCAACATTTGAAGATGGATCAACTGAAAAAGTGATTCCAGGTGAAGGAACTTACTTAATCTCACCAGATGGCATCGTCACCTTCACTCCAGAAGCTAATTTTGTAGGAAAAGGAACAGGCGTAACGATTGTCCGCAAGAATAAGAATGGTACTCCAGTTACTGCAAGCTATCGTCCAACAGTTGTAGATCCATCTACTGGTCATGACACGGCTTCTACAGGAGCAAAAGGCCAACCACAAGTGGCAACACCAACGTTTGAAGGACATATCGATAGTACAGTTCCACCAACCTTTGAGGATGGCAGCACGACTATGGTTGTTCCGGGTGAAGGAAGCTATACAATTGATAAAGATGGTCACATTACCTTTACACCAGAACCAGACTTTGTTGGTACAGCTAAAGGATTGGTTGTGAAACGTCTGGATATGTATGGAAATGTAGTTATTGCTCATTACACACCAACTGTCCTTGGACAAACACAAGTGAGTGATGCGACATCCGAAGGTCTTAAAGGTCAAACTCAGACTGGTAAACCAAACTTTACAGGTGATGTCGATCTGACAGTTCCGCCAACCTTTGAAGATGGAACAACTGAAAAAGTCGTTCCAGGTGAAGGAACTTATGTAATCTCACCAGATGGCACCGTCACCTTTACCCCTGAGGCAGACTTTGTAGGACAAGCTAAAGGTGTGAAAGTGATCCGTAAAGATCGCAATGGAAATATTATTTCAGGATTCTATACTCCAACAGTAGTAGAACTTCCTGTGGTTGAAAATCCAGAACAACAAGGTATTACAGAAGAAAGAACTGCTAAAACTCTTCCAAATACGGGTTCTGAGGAGACATCTCACTTGACAGTTGGTCTATTGGCTGCTTTATCAGGTATGGGATTAATTTCTCTAGCTCAAAGAAAAAAATCTGAAGAAGAATAATTAGTGGCGAAAGTCATCTAATAAGTTGTTTTAGATACTTGATTGAAATGATTACATTCATTGCTATCTAAGAAGATGTCAGTCTAACAGAAAGAGAGAACCAATTGGTTCTCTCTTTTTGGTAATTGATTTGAAAATCGTCTAATTATTTTGCCTCAATTGTTCACTATCCTGCTAAAGTGGTATAATAAAGTTATTCAGAGGGGGTTCGAAGTTTTGATTTAATCACAGCCTTTCAAACTCATTTTCATTGGCAGGACCTATAGGCTTCTTTTATGGAACTTCGAAGAATACTCAAATCAGACGGGATACTCTTACTAGCTTGTGAGTATAACAAGTTATCTTACTTTTTACCAGAGGTGCAAAGCGAAGAAGCATTTAGACGATTCTTGTTGTTAATAAGGTTTGAGCTCGTAACTAGTCAAAGAAAGGGAGCGTGGATCTTTTATAAAATTCGTAAAGGATTTGTTAAAAAGTAGCTTTTTTAAAATCTTTTACAGGAGGGATCGGAATGAATACGAAGAATAGGAATTTGATAGAAGATAATAAAAAAGCTGAAAACAAAAGCTTTCTCTATTATTTACACGAGGAAAAAGTATTTGATTCGCAGTCGCTAGCTGATTTATGTCGCTACGTAGAAAAGCTCGATTCTATTAGTATAGATCAGATGAGGGATTTGCATTTTATTGAAAATCAAATTCTTCGTCATCTGGTATATCATTTTGACAGCAATGACTTGAGTAAGATTTCGAATCTTCCTGATGAATATTGGGAATATATTGAACCTTTTGAACAAGCAGTAACAAAGTTGTATGATTTGATGTAAAAATTGGTGGATTTGATAAAGTATAGGCAAGAAAGTAATTATTGAATCGGAAAATCGGAATAAATGTAGGTTTTCCCTTGACAATTATTCCTTTTACGTGTAAAATAGAATAGATCTTGAACTTGAAGGGAGTGAAAAAAATGTCTAAAACAGTAGTACGTAAGAATGAATCTCTTGACGATGCACTTCGTCGTTTCAAACGTGCGGTTACTAAAGCTGGTACTCTTCAAGAAACACGCAAACGTGAATTCTATGAAAAACCTTCTGTAAAACGTAAACGTAAATCAGAAGCAGCTCGTAAACGTAAAAAATTCTAATTTGAAATGAAAGGCTAGACTTGTCTAGTCTTTTTTTGCATAGTATTTAGAGGAACAAATTCTTATGAAAGAGTATATAAAAGAATATCAAAAAATGCGTGAAAATCACTTGGAAGATTGGGGTTATTGTGCTGATCCGATAGATTGGAAGAGTCAAACCAAAGAATTTTTGAAAAGTATTTGACCGATTCAAAAGTATTGTCTGACAAGGTTTTAAGGGTTAAATTGTACAGTAGCTTATTGCTAGATGATATTCAATATTTTGCCTATTATGCTGCGTTTTTAGATGGGGATTATAAGCAGTTAAACAACGCTCTATGGCAAACAGGAAGAACCGAGTTGCTGAGAGGCGGTTTGTTAGCAAGTGGAACCATTTACACAGATGGAATTTTGAAAGGCTTGTTTACCTCTTTTGCTTGTAACGATTTTTCAGCCATTCCATCATTCATCCCCAAAGATTTACCCTTGTTGAAAGGAACCTATTATCCAGAAAATGTGATGAATCTTTTATACGCTCTTTATTATCAAGATGAAGAAAGATTATCCGATTCTCTTTTACGTGCACAACAGTTTTTGGAGAAGAAAAAACGAACTGGCATGGAAGAATTTTCTGTTCGGTATTTTATAAACTTGGCAAGAAAAGATGCAGTTGCATTAAGTGAGGCCTTACAAAGTTTATGCCTAGCTTATCAGAGGCGAGGTTACCCTTATGAAAAAA
Proteins encoded in this window:
- a CDS encoding GEVED domain-containing protein → MGKDLFNPRLHKFSIRKLNVGVCSVLLSTLVLLGATSQVNADETSVTNSLNEVAKTNFDKTTGTSISPTDSKTSEKSETPSVVESSQPTKETATSNSGTEPADKKNNDQSVISETSQSPVEKPVTSPEDKSTESTKPETAVAPIIAEPTETSSVTEQSTRSRRVRRDTQATSVAPASYAGADDATPVPRTSKPELSESEKKESTQLAKQINWIDFSDTASLKNLDPQGGFKIGTTYTKEISPGYVVTLTVTELKPFHATEIYKKRVEGTSSAGTYDPNATNSYLKNWKDYGKTPPPVSGQPQDKWSTIGGQGFDTKGHKTQIIVPVDGVNWGVKFKIEATYRGKKVKPAVVMADGEDANPGEYGIFTTNGEGWEYVGEWMKGPRAKGPYTVTTEELVKQADKTTRGGLLILKDKTIDWNKFLSPDTVTGGLGSQVFGPIVSASKAVPVVMTRGASEVGFYVATAGQQALMMGFLVVDGGDAPESYGEAHHTISTRDSITNVQIKQPYLGSTEADIDVDSKNDWTSDDREDVSDEGPQQLLTADQYSNTNDLLDLNKAKNGTYTLKIKANPNGNAKAYVKAWVDFNNNGKFDDNEGSVVKEITANGDHTLTFNAIPSLSGGLVDQLGMRVRIATNAGDIEKPTGTAFSGEVEDMLVRRTYPPQGEKKETTGLQGETQNATVHFTPKGPDRSDFVTNASMSSQAPQVLDNQGNVLTPTNGNTYVRPEGTYVVTANGDDIDVVFTPNADFIGTAEGINIRRTDSNGSSTNWQSTDASNPNKNDILNNMDGRYIPTVRKIPTYESTGVQGQEQNKNLIFNDGDPAKTPVTPDASRPATFVDANGQPITGSSVPATSNGQSVGTYELDPNTGQVTFKPNKNFVGTPDPVTVQVNDSNGVPYRAHYKPTVTKVTPTGTNATSTGPQGVPQTGTPSFQGGDPLVPIDETVEPTFADGSKEKVISGQGTYTIAPDGTVTFTPDKQFVGKPDPVTVKRVDKNGTPVTATYSPEFTKVTPTGTGDKTEGLQGQVQEGKVTFTPGHASVPFPADSTPLFDNGTTVKEVPNVGKFEVDADGKVTFTPDKQFKGETPELELTRVDVNGTPVTVKYQAVVKEVTPTSTDATSNGIQGQPQKGTPTFTEGNPAVPIDDTKPMTFEDDQSTKTVPGVGEYSINPDGSITFTPEKQYVGTPTPVTVKRVDKNGTSVTATYTPTVTKVTPISTNATSTGPQGVPQTGTPSFQGGDPLVPIDETVEPTFEDGSKEKSIPGQGTYTIASNGTVTFTPDKQFVGNPTPVTVKRVDKNGTPVTATYSPEFTKVTPTGTSATSTGIQGQPQKGTPTFTEGNPLVPIDETVEPTFEDGSKEKSIPGQGTYTIAPDGTVTFTPDKQFVGNPDPVTVKRVDKNGTPVTATYTPTVTKVTPTGTGATSTGPQGVPQTGTPTFAGGDPLVPIDETVEPTFADGSKEKNIPGQGTYTIAPDGTVTFTPDKQFVGNPDPVTVKRVDKNGTPVTATYTPTVTKVTPTGTGATSTGPQGVPQTGTPTFAGGDPLVPIDETVEPTFADGSKEKNIPGQGTYTIAPDGTVTFTPDKQFVGNPDPVTVKRVDKNGTEVTATYTPTVTKVTPTSTNVTSTGPQGVPQTGTPSFQGGDSLVPIDETVEPTFEDGSKEKSIPGQGTYAISPDGTVTFTPDKQFVGNPTPVTVKRVDKNGTPVTATYSPEFTKVTPTGSGDKTEGLQGQVQEGKVTFTPGHDSVPFPADSTPLFDNGTTVKEVPNVGKFEVDADGKVTFTPDKQFKGETPELELTRVDVNGTPVTVKYHAVVKEVVPTSTNATSTGPQGVPQTGTPTFQGGDPLVPIDETVEPIFDDGSKEKSIPGQGTYTIASNGTVTFTPDKQFVGNPDPVTVKRVDKNGTSVTATYSPEFTKVTPTGTGATSTGPQGVPQTGTPTFQGGDPLVPIDETVEPTFADGSKEKSIPGQGTYTIAPDGTVTFTPDKQFVGKPDPVTVKRVDKNGIPVTATYSPEFTKVTPTGKDTSSVNIKGLVQTGTPTFEGGNPLVPIDETVAATFEDGSTEKVIPGEGTYLISPDGIVTFTPEANFVGKGTGVTIVRKNKNGTPVTASYRPTVVDPSTGHDTASTGAKGQPQVATPTFEGHIDSTVPPTFEDGSTTMVVPGEGSYTIDKDGHITFTPEPDFVGTAKGLVVKRLDMYGNVVIAHYTPTVLGQTQVSDATSEGLKGQTQTGKPNFTGDVDLTVPPTFEDGTTEKVVPGEGTYVISPDGTVTFTPEADFVGQAKGVKVIRKDRNGNIISGFYTPTVVELPVVENPEQQGITEERTAKTLPNTGSEETSHLTVGLLAALSGMGLISLAQRKKSEEE
- the rpsU gene encoding 30S ribosomal protein S21 — its product is MSKTVVRKNESLDDALRRFKRAVTKAGTLQETRKREFYEKPSVKRKRKSEAARKRKKF